Proteins encoded within one genomic window of Jiangella mangrovi:
- a CDS encoding ATP-binding protein codes for MTTGTPIDVEELRTLFLFEGMTPEQLAEVAAVCEVRAYPAGGTVYRAGEPSVALWVLLDGTLRLVRHADGEEVIVNETDYRGAYAGAVRAFATSAEASAYPTSLHAVTDCRFLRFPADAFAAFVRKWFPMAVHLFDGLYLGIRTTEATVRQREHLAQLGTLSANLAHELNNPAAATVRAAGQLRDRVGHMRRKLGMIASGTLDPAMIARLIVIQERAVEIASKRRDPLTPLQESDLEDEMVDHLEDLGFEYAVDVAPVFVAAGLDTTFFDDVAAEIGDALPSAVAWLGYTLETEALMDEIEDASNRISTLVASIKQYTHLDQAAHQEVDLHPGIDSTLVMLGHKLGEIEVKRDYDTSLPQVPAFAAELNQVWTNLIDNAVDAMKGHGTLTLRTRRDGDHAAVDVADTGHGVPDEVKGRLFEAFVTTKPMGEGSGLGLDNAKRIVEKRHRGTIDYTTSPAGTTFTVRLPLSPAT; via the coding sequence GTGACCACCGGTACGCCCATCGACGTCGAGGAACTGCGCACGCTGTTCCTGTTCGAAGGCATGACCCCTGAGCAGCTGGCCGAGGTGGCCGCGGTCTGCGAGGTGCGTGCGTACCCCGCCGGCGGCACCGTCTACCGCGCCGGCGAGCCGTCGGTGGCGCTGTGGGTGCTGCTCGACGGCACGCTGCGGCTGGTCCGGCACGCCGACGGCGAAGAGGTCATCGTCAACGAGACCGACTACCGCGGCGCCTACGCCGGCGCCGTCCGCGCCTTCGCCACGTCCGCCGAGGCGTCCGCCTACCCGACGTCGCTGCACGCCGTCACCGACTGCCGGTTCCTCCGCTTCCCCGCCGACGCGTTCGCGGCGTTCGTGCGCAAGTGGTTCCCCATGGCGGTGCACCTGTTCGACGGGCTCTACCTCGGCATCCGCACCACCGAGGCGACGGTCCGCCAGCGCGAGCACCTGGCCCAGCTCGGCACGCTGTCGGCCAACCTCGCGCACGAGCTGAACAACCCCGCCGCGGCCACCGTCCGGGCGGCCGGGCAGCTGCGCGACCGCGTGGGGCACATGCGCCGCAAGCTCGGCATGATCGCGTCGGGCACCCTCGACCCGGCGATGATCGCCCGGCTCATCGTCATCCAGGAGCGCGCGGTCGAGATCGCCTCGAAGCGCCGCGACCCGCTCACCCCGCTGCAGGAGAGCGACCTCGAGGACGAGATGGTCGACCACCTCGAGGACCTCGGCTTCGAGTACGCCGTCGACGTCGCCCCGGTCTTCGTCGCCGCCGGCCTCGACACCACCTTCTTCGACGACGTCGCCGCCGAGATCGGCGACGCCCTCCCCTCCGCCGTCGCGTGGCTCGGCTACACGCTCGAGACCGAGGCGCTCATGGACGAGATCGAGGACGCGTCCAACCGCATCTCGACCCTCGTCGCCTCGATCAAGCAGTACACGCACCTCGACCAGGCCGCCCACCAGGAGGTCGACCTCCACCCCGGCATCGACAGCACCCTCGTCATGCTGGGCCACAAGCTCGGCGAGATCGAGGTGAAGCGCGACTACGACACCTCCCTGCCGCAGGTGCCCGCCTTCGCCGCCGAGCTCAACCAGGTCTGGACCAACCTCATCGACAACGCCGTCGACGCCATGAAGGGCCACGGCACCCTGACGCTGCGCACCCGCCGCGACGGCGACCACGCCGCCGTCGACGTCGCCGACACCGGCCACGGCGTCCCCGACGAGGTCAAGGGCCGGCTGTTCGAGGCGTTCGTCACCACCAAGCCCATGGGCGAGGGCAGCGGGCTGGGCCTCGACAACGCCAAGCGCATCGTCGAGAAGCGCCACCGGGGCACCATCGACTACACGACGAGCCCGGCCGGGACGACCTTCACCGTCCGGCTCCCGCTCTCCCCCGCCACCTGA